A region of Vitis vinifera cultivar Pinot Noir 40024 chromosome 15, ASM3070453v1 DNA encodes the following proteins:
- the LOC132255166 gene encoding DNA topoisomerase 3-beta-like — MVAEKPSSALSIASALSDGHMSTRRSSIEVYEFNGTFHGSNAQYKVTSGDNICFEVVECTGFHRPRSGTDAGDHPPIIPMRAVNEDMLVNDAWKLYQYVCQHFIGTVSPDCKYLRNKVQAGRKLVPTALGISLIRGYQCIDLDFCLTNIRSFIEQQITLVAKGQVDHSRVVEHVLQQFKQKFIYFVKQISFLQQ, encoded by the exons ATGGTGGCTGAGAAGCCCAGCAGTGCTCTTTCTATCGCCTCGGCTCTCTCTGATGGTCATATGTCTACTAGGCGTAGTAGTATAGAAGTCTATGAATTTAATGGAACCTTTCATGGATCTAATGCACAATATAAGGTGACATCAG GGGACAATATATGTTTTGAAGTTGTTGAGTGCACTGGTTTTCACAGACCACGATCAGGAACCGATGCTGGTGACCACCCTCCCATAATTCCAATGCGGGCAGTAAATGAGGACATGTTAGTCAATGATGCTTGGAAATTATACCAGTATGTCTGTCAACATTTTATAGGCACTGTATCCCCTGACTGCAAGTACCTAAGGAATAAGGTGCAAGCTGGAAGGAAGTTGGTTCCAACTGCTTTGGGAATCAGCCTAATAAGAGGATATCAGTGCATTGATCTGGATTTCTGTTTGACAAACATTCGAAGTTTCATTGAGCAGCAGATCACCCTTGTTGCCAAGGGTCAAGTGGATCACTCTCGTGTGGTGGAGCATGTACTACAACAATTCAAGCAGaagttcatttattttgtaaagcAGATTTCTTTCCTACAACAATAG